One genomic window of Cellulophaga sp. Hel_I_12 includes the following:
- the radA gene encoding DNA repair protein RadA, with protein sequence MAKTKTAFFCQHCGTQYAKWVGQCSACKEWNTVVEELVQKEEKSSWKTASNTTKQVAKPLLVSEISSEKEIRLNTFDLEFNRVLGGGLVPGSLTLLGGEPGIGKSTLLLQIALKLPYKTLYVSGEESQKQIKMRADRIHPNSETCLILTETKTQNIFKQIEATAPDIVVIDSIQTLHSDYIESAAGSISQIRECTAELIKFAKETNTPVLLIGHITKDGSIAGPKILEHMVDCVLQFEGDRNYVYRILRSLKNRFGSTSELGIYEMKGSGLREVNNPSEILISKNDEGLSGTAIASTVEGMRPLMIEIQALVSSAVYGTPQRSTTGYNAKRLNMLLAVLEKRAGFKLATKDVFLNITGGISVDDPAIDLAVVAAILSSNEDMAIDKGICFAAEIGLAGEIRPVQRVEQRILEAEKLGFHTIFVSKNNKITLKNAKIKIQLAGKIEHVAENLFG encoded by the coding sequence ATGGCCAAAACAAAAACAGCTTTTTTTTGTCAGCATTGTGGTACGCAATATGCAAAATGGGTAGGACAATGTTCCGCTTGTAAAGAATGGAATACAGTCGTAGAAGAGCTGGTTCAAAAAGAAGAAAAATCGAGTTGGAAAACGGCTTCGAATACGACAAAACAAGTGGCCAAACCACTGCTGGTAAGCGAAATAAGCAGCGAAAAAGAAATCCGATTAAACACTTTCGATTTAGAATTTAATCGCGTTTTAGGAGGTGGCCTCGTACCAGGATCCCTAACCCTTTTAGGCGGAGAGCCTGGAATTGGAAAAAGCACGCTTTTACTTCAAATTGCTTTAAAACTTCCTTACAAAACCTTATATGTCTCCGGTGAAGAAAGTCAGAAACAAATAAAAATGAGGGCTGATCGGATTCATCCTAATAGTGAAACCTGTTTAATTTTAACGGAAACAAAAACCCAAAACATCTTCAAACAAATTGAAGCAACAGCACCAGATATTGTGGTCATCGATTCTATTCAAACGCTTCATTCCGATTATATAGAATCTGCCGCTGGAAGTATTTCCCAAATTAGAGAATGTACCGCTGAACTTATAAAATTTGCCAAAGAAACCAATACCCCGGTACTATTAATTGGTCATATTACAAAAGATGGTTCTATTGCAGGTCCTAAAATTTTAGAGCATATGGTAGATTGTGTCCTTCAATTTGAAGGTGATCGCAATTACGTATATCGCATTTTACGTTCCCTTAAAAATAGGTTTGGCTCAACTTCCGAATTGGGTATTTATGAAATGAAGGGCAGTGGATTACGAGAAGTAAACAATCCGTCTGAAATATTAATTTCAAAAAATGACGAAGGCTTAAGCGGAACAGCTATCGCCTCAACGGTTGAAGGTATGCGTCCCTTAATGATTGAGATTCAGGCTTTGGTAAGCTCTGCCGTTTACGGCACACCACAACGCTCTACTACGGGTTACAATGCCAAGCGCCTAAATATGTTATTGGCGGTTTTAGAAAAAAGAGCTGGTTTTAAACTAGCAACTAAAGATGTATTTTTGAATATTACAGGAGGCATATCGGTAGATGATCCTGCTATTGATTTAGCGGTTGTTGCCGCAATATTATCTAGTAATGAAGATATGGCCATTGACAAAGGTATTTGTTTTGCCGCCGAAATTGGCCTTGCAGGAGAAATCAGGCCTGTTCAACGCGTTGAGCAACGAATATTGGAAGCGGAAAAATTGGGCTTTCATACCATCTTTGTGTCTAAAAACAATAAAATTACCTTGAAAAACGCAAAGATTAAAATTCAATTAGCGGGAAAAATTGAACATGTTGCAGAAAACTTGTTTGGCTAA
- a CDS encoding exodeoxyribonuclease III codes for MKIVSYNVNGIRAALKKGFLDWLQTVNPDVICLQEIKAQEDQLELTLFEDAGYKYHYWYSAQKKGYSGVAILSKEKPDHVEFGTGIDYMDFEGRNIRADFNGVSIMSMYLPSGTNLDRLDFKFQYMADFQDYIDQLKETHPNLVILGDYNICHEAIDIHNPVGLKNTSGFLPAERAWIGSFMDNGFIDSFRVFNQEPNHYTWWSYRANARNNNKGWRLDYALVSQALENRLKRSVILSEAKHSDHCPILIELH; via the coding sequence ATGAAAATTGTTTCCTATAATGTCAACGGAATTAGGGCGGCCTTAAAAAAAGGCTTTTTAGACTGGCTGCAAACGGTTAATCCTGATGTGATTTGTCTTCAAGAAATAAAGGCGCAGGAAGATCAATTAGAACTTACTTTATTTGAAGATGCAGGCTACAAATACCATTATTGGTATAGTGCACAAAAAAAAGGGTACAGCGGTGTGGCGATTTTATCCAAAGAAAAACCGGATCATGTAGAGTTTGGAACCGGTATTGATTACATGGATTTTGAAGGTAGAAATATTCGCGCAGATTTTAATGGCGTTTCAATCATGAGCATGTATTTACCCTCAGGAACAAATTTAGATCGGCTAGATTTTAAGTTTCAATATATGGCTGATTTTCAAGACTACATTGATCAATTAAAAGAAACACACCCTAATTTAGTGATCTTAGGCGATTATAATATTTGTCACGAAGCTATTGATATTCATAACCCAGTCGGACTTAAAAATACCTCGGGCTTTTTACCTGCAGAACGAGCATGGATAGGCAGTTTTATGGACAATGGGTTTATTGATAGTTTTCGAGTGTTTAATCAAGAACCCAATCATTATACTTGGTGGAGCTATAGAGCTAATGCACGAAATAATAATAAAGGATGGCGTTTAGATTACGCTTTAGTAAGCCAAGCCCTAGAAAATAGGCTTAAACGTTCTGTGATTTTATCAGAAGCAAAACATAGCGATCATTGTCCTATTTTAATTGAATTGCATTAA
- a CDS encoding aldo/keto reductase, whose protein sequence is MELTTLPHTDIEVSKICLGTMTWGNQNTEAEGHEQMNYALDQGVNFFDTAELYSIPASAERHSNTEKIIGSWFQKNQNRDKVILASKIAGKADMTKFIRTTGFQKDALISAVEGSLERLQTDYIDLYQLHWPERKTNFFGQRGYVYDASDFWEDNIHQVLETLRDLVQEGKIRHVGLSNETPWGTMRFLEESKVHAGLPRMITVQNSYNLLNREYEIGMAEISHRENIGLLAYSPLAFGVLSGKYLGERLPDNSRLKLFPNYKRYSGKTAVAATQNYYKLAQDYDLSLTQMALAFVNSRPFITSNIIGATNMHQLEENIASIDISLTDEILNKIETIHNEIPNPAP, encoded by the coding sequence ATGGAATTGACCACCTTACCACATACGGATATTGAAGTAAGTAAAATTTGTTTAGGCACCATGACTTGGGGAAACCAAAACACGGAAGCAGAGGGCCATGAGCAAATGAATTATGCCTTAGACCAAGGCGTAAATTTCTTTGATACAGCGGAGCTATATTCAATTCCTGCAAGTGCGGAAAGACATTCTAATACGGAAAAAATTATTGGTTCTTGGTTTCAGAAAAATCAAAATAGGGATAAAGTTATCTTAGCTTCAAAAATTGCAGGTAAGGCTGATATGACTAAATTTATTAGAACCACAGGGTTCCAAAAAGACGCTTTAATATCAGCGGTTGAAGGTAGTTTAGAGCGTTTACAAACTGATTATATCGATCTATATCAATTGCATTGGCCAGAGCGTAAAACTAATTTTTTTGGACAACGAGGCTATGTGTATGATGCCTCAGACTTTTGGGAAGATAATATACATCAAGTATTAGAAACCTTAAGAGATTTAGTTCAGGAAGGGAAAATTAGGCATGTAGGTTTATCTAATGAAACACCTTGGGGTACCATGCGTTTTTTGGAAGAAAGTAAAGTGCACGCAGGGTTGCCCCGGATGATCACGGTTCAAAATTCTTATAATTTACTCAATAGAGAATACGAAATAGGAATGGCAGAAATTTCACATCGAGAAAATATAGGGCTATTGGCCTATTCTCCTTTAGCTTTTGGTGTGTTAAGTGGAAAATATTTAGGGGAAAGGCTACCTGATAATTCACGTCTAAAACTATTTCCAAATTACAAACGCTACAGCGGAAAAACGGCGGTTGCAGCTACCCAAAACTATTATAAACTGGCACAAGACTACGATTTGAGTCTAACACAAATGGCCCTGGCCTTTGTGAATTCTCGTCCTTTTATCACCAGCAATATTATCGGTGCAACCAATATGCACCAATTAGAAGAAAATATAGCTAGTATTGATATTAGCTTGACGGATGAAATTTTAAATAAAATTGAAACTATTCATAACGAAATACCCAATCCGGCCCCTTAA
- a CDS encoding glycine--tRNA ligase gives MVNQEDQFKKVISHAKEYGYVFQSSEIYDGLSAVYDYAQNGAELKKNIREYWWKAMVQMNDNIVGIDSAIFMHPTVWKASGHVDAFNDPLIDNKDSKKRYRADVLVEDYAAKIEAKIEKEVTKAEKRFGEAFDKAQFLATNPRVVAYQEKIDTALQRLGKSLEREDLQDVRNLIDELDIVCPISGSKNWTDVKQFNLMFGTKIGASADSAMDLYLRPETAQGIFVNFLNVQKTGRMKIPFGIAQVGKAFRNEIVARQFIFRQREFEQMEMQFFIQPGTQQEWYEKWKETRMKWHLSLGMGAENYRFHDHEKLAHYADAAADIEFKFPFGFKELEGIHSRTDFDLSQHEKHSGKKLQYFDNDLQKNYVPYVVETSIGLDRMFLAVFSNSLQEEELENGTTRTVLKLPSVLAPTKAAILPLVKKDGLPELATEIVEDLKWDFSVAYDEKDAVGRRYRRQDANGTPFCITVDHQSLEDKTVTIRHRDTMEQERIAISDLKTIIGKQVDMKQWLMKM, from the coding sequence ATGGTAAATCAAGAAGATCAATTTAAAAAAGTAATATCTCATGCCAAGGAGTATGGATATGTTTTTCAATCAAGCGAAATTTACGACGGATTAAGTGCCGTGTATGACTATGCACAAAATGGCGCAGAACTCAAAAAAAATATTAGAGAATACTGGTGGAAAGCCATGGTTCAAATGAATGATAATATTGTAGGGATTGATTCGGCAATATTTATGCACCCTACCGTTTGGAAAGCCTCTGGCCACGTAGATGCTTTTAACGATCCCCTTATCGATAATAAAGATTCTAAAAAAAGATACCGTGCCGATGTATTGGTTGAAGATTACGCAGCTAAAATAGAAGCTAAAATAGAGAAAGAAGTAACTAAAGCTGAAAAACGTTTTGGTGAGGCTTTTGATAAAGCTCAATTTTTAGCGACGAATCCAAGAGTTGTAGCCTATCAAGAAAAAATTGATACTGCCTTACAACGTCTAGGAAAATCTTTAGAACGTGAGGACCTACAAGACGTACGTAATTTAATTGACGAATTAGACATTGTGTGCCCTATTTCAGGCTCAAAAAATTGGACTGATGTAAAACAGTTTAATTTAATGTTCGGCACCAAAATAGGCGCTTCTGCTGATAGTGCTATGGATTTATACCTGCGCCCTGAAACCGCACAAGGTATTTTTGTAAACTTCTTAAACGTTCAAAAAACAGGTCGAATGAAAATTCCGTTTGGAATTGCCCAAGTGGGTAAAGCCTTTCGTAACGAGATTGTGGCCAGACAGTTTATCTTCCGCCAACGCGAATTTGAACAAATGGAAATGCAATTTTTTATTCAGCCAGGCACCCAACAAGAGTGGTACGAAAAATGGAAAGAAACCCGTATGAAATGGCACTTGTCATTAGGAATGGGTGCAGAAAACTATCGTTTTCACGATCATGAAAAATTAGCACACTATGCCGATGCCGCTGCTGATATTGAGTTTAAATTTCCATTTGGTTTTAAAGAGCTAGAAGGCATACATTCTAGAACTGATTTTGATTTATCACAGCACGAAAAACATTCAGGAAAAAAATTACAGTATTTTGATAATGACTTGCAAAAAAATTATGTACCGTATGTAGTAGAAACCTCCATAGGTTTAGACCGTATGTTTCTAGCCGTTTTTTCAAATTCATTACAAGAAGAGGAATTAGAAAATGGTACCACTAGAACGGTTTTAAAATTGCCATCGGTATTAGCCCCAACAAAAGCTGCTATTTTACCTTTAGTTAAAAAAGATGGGTTGCCAGAATTAGCTACTGAAATTGTAGAAGATTTAAAGTGGGATTTTAGTGTAGCTTACGATGAAAAAGATGCTGTAGGGCGCCGCTATAGAAGGCAAGACGCCAACGGAACTCCTTTTTGTATTACCGTTGATCATCAGTCTTTAGAAGATAAAACGGTGACGATTCGCCATCGAGATACCATGGAACAAGAGCGTATAGCCATTAGCGATTTAAAAACTATTATTGGCAAGCAAGTAGATATGAAGCAGTGGTTGATGAAAATGTAA
- a CDS encoding TonB-dependent receptor domain-containing protein, translating into MTDRILMTLFVLGMNTFVLGQNPIKKDSITNLEEVIVLESILTKKAEGITPSDLIGAKIFENYSPIDAVSAINQIPGVYVLSGALNTNRITIRGIGARTLFGTDKLRLYYNEIPITNGSGFSSIEAFDLESLHQIEVVKGPKATSFGSNLGGAMLLQSKEALGNSTNFNNNFTVGSYNLLKNSFSFSHTDKKLSLSLNYDHIATDGYRENNSFERDALLLNASYRFSQKSTLGLLVNYVDYTAQIPSSLGITAFTENPKQAAFTWKSAQGFEANKYNLVGVFHNYRFNEKIKNSTSIFYTYLDHYEPRPFGILDEFTNGFGFRTRFYGDITLFSKTSSYSFGSELYKDEYNWSEFENLYQENNGNGSLQGAIFAKNKEFRTQLNNFATLLIPFDAHFSAQFGVNMNNTSYNYRDLFNELNNKSARRDFKTIVLPSFTLNYSFLENQVVYTNISRGYSNPTLEETLTPSGVINPDIEQETGMNYEVGTTLHLANKKLMVNAAIYQMNVKNLLVAQRVGDDQFVGKNAGKTKHQGLEVAANYKLDISSNLSLSPFVNYTFNHHNFVDYIDGENDFSGNELTGVPKHRLSSGLQLSFLGDFYWNTVHQYVGAIPLTDANTLYSEAFSIFNTKMGYQKKLSSNFSIHAQVGVNNLFNLRYAQSVLINTQAFGGAEPRYYYPGNDRNYYTSLQLRYTL; encoded by the coding sequence ATGACAGATCGTATCTTAATGACTCTTTTTGTATTGGGTATGAATACTTTTGTTTTAGGACAAAACCCGATTAAAAAAGACAGCATCACCAATCTCGAAGAGGTAATTGTCCTAGAATCTATACTCACCAAAAAAGCGGAGGGCATCACACCCTCGGATCTTATCGGTGCAAAAATATTTGAAAATTATAGCCCTATTGACGCTGTTTCAGCTATCAATCAAATTCCTGGAGTCTATGTCCTTTCTGGTGCCTTAAACACCAATCGAATTACAATTCGCGGTATTGGCGCTCGGACCTTATTTGGTACCGATAAATTGCGCTTATACTATAACGAAATCCCCATTACAAACGGCTCTGGTTTCTCCTCTATTGAAGCTTTTGATTTAGAAAGTTTACATCAGATTGAAGTCGTAAAAGGCCCAAAAGCTACAAGTTTTGGCAGTAATTTGGGTGGTGCAATGTTGTTGCAATCGAAAGAAGCCTTAGGCAATTCAACGAACTTTAATAACAACTTCACTGTTGGATCCTACAATTTATTGAAGAATAGTTTTTCTTTCTCTCATACCGATAAAAAGCTCTCCTTAAGTTTAAATTACGATCACATAGCCACAGATGGCTATAGAGAAAATAACAGCTTTGAGCGTGATGCTTTACTCTTAAATGCTTCTTATCGTTTTAGCCAAAAAAGTACCTTAGGCTTACTGGTTAATTATGTGGATTACACGGCTCAAATTCCCAGCTCTTTAGGAATCACAGCTTTTACAGAAAATCCAAAGCAGGCGGCCTTTACTTGGAAATCCGCCCAAGGTTTCGAAGCAAATAAATATAATTTGGTTGGGGTTTTTCACAACTACCGTTTTAATGAAAAAATAAAAAATTCAACCAGTATTTTTTATACCTATTTAGACCATTATGAACCTAGGCCCTTCGGTATTTTGGATGAATTTACAAATGGTTTCGGATTTAGAACTCGTTTTTATGGGGATATTACCCTTTTTTCTAAAACAAGCTCGTACTCCTTCGGGTCAGAACTTTATAAAGACGAATACAATTGGAGTGAATTTGAAAACCTTTACCAAGAAAATAACGGGAATGGCAGTCTACAAGGTGCTATTTTCGCCAAAAACAAAGAGTTTAGAACTCAATTAAACAACTTTGCTACACTGTTGATTCCTTTCGATGCCCATTTTAGTGCGCAGTTTGGTGTAAATATGAACAACACAAGCTATAATTATAGGGACTTATTTAATGAGCTAAACAACAAAAGTGCGCGTCGTGATTTTAAAACTATTGTATTACCGAGTTTTACCTTGAACTATTCATTTTTGGAAAACCAAGTAGTATATACCAATATAAGTCGAGGCTACTCTAACCCAACTTTAGAAGAAACCTTAACGCCAAGTGGCGTTATTAATCCAGATATTGAACAAGAAACTGGGATGAATTACGAAGTAGGTACTACGCTACATCTAGCGAATAAAAAGCTAATGGTAAATGCTGCGATCTATCAAATGAATGTTAAAAATTTATTGGTGGCACAACGGGTGGGTGATGATCAATTTGTGGGAAAAAATGCCGGTAAAACTAAACATCAAGGACTTGAAGTTGCCGCAAATTACAAACTCGATATTTCGTCAAACCTAAGTCTAAGCCCTTTTGTAAACTATACTTTTAACCATCATAATTTTGTTGATTATATAGATGGTGAGAACGACTTTTCGGGCAACGAATTAACAGGTGTTCCCAAGCACCGGCTTAGTTCTGGATTACAACTTAGTTTTTTAGGCGATTTTTACTGGAATACCGTACATCAGTATGTGGGCGCTATTCCCCTTACGGATGCGAATACCCTGTATAGTGAAGCTTTTTCTATTTTTAATACAAAAATGGGCTATCAAAAAAAATTAAGTAGCAACTTTTCAATCCATGCCCAAGTAGGTGTTAATAACCTTTTTAACCTGCGTTATGCACAATCTGTTTTAATCAACACTCAAGCCTTTGGAGGTGCAGAGCCGCGTTACTATTACCCAGGTAATGATCGAAATTATTATACAAGCTTGCAGCTGAGGTATACCTTGTAA
- a CDS encoding proline iminopeptidase-family hydrolase: MKKLHILCLIILVASGCKDLAKETSTTHTNIETDYLSFQNRDDQFTGGIKMIPITTDKGTFKVWTKTVGNNPTKKVLLLHGGPGMTHEIYECADGYFPQESIEYIYYDQLGSYYSDQPDDLSLWNTARFVEEVEQVRKALELDNTNFYLLGQSWGGILAMEYALKYQKNLKGLIISNMMSSIPEYNTYAQEVLGPQLDPIVYEEIKLLEANNDFANPRYSELLFEHYYTQHVLRMPVAEWPESILRTFNHANNQVYVHMQGYSEFGITGDATLKDWDIKNRLKEIEVPTLVIGARYDTMNPEHMEWMSKEVQNGSYLFCPNGSHLSQYDDQKNYFSGIISFIHNTDAIR; this comes from the coding sequence ATGAAAAAACTACACATTCTGTGCCTCATTATTTTAGTTGCCTCTGGCTGCAAAGATCTAGCGAAAGAAACCAGTACTACTCATACTAACATCGAGACTGATTATTTAAGCTTTCAGAACCGAGACGACCAATTTACGGGCGGCATTAAAATGATTCCTATTACCACTGATAAAGGTACCTTCAAGGTTTGGACTAAAACCGTAGGAAACAACCCAACTAAAAAAGTGCTTTTATTACACGGTGGACCCGGTATGACGCATGAAATTTACGAATGTGCAGATGGTTATTTTCCTCAAGAAAGTATTGAATACATTTATTATGACCAACTGGGGTCTTATTATAGTGACCAACCAGACGATTTAAGTTTATGGAATACAGCTCGTTTTGTTGAAGAAGTTGAACAAGTTCGAAAGGCCTTAGAACTAGATAATACCAATTTTTATCTTTTAGGACAGTCTTGGGGAGGAATTTTAGCCATGGAATATGCTTTAAAATATCAGAAAAATTTAAAAGGATTAATTATTTCAAATATGATGTCTAGTATTCCTGAATATAATACCTATGCCCAAGAAGTTTTAGGCCCACAATTAGATCCTATAGTCTATGAAGAAATTAAGCTTTTGGAAGCAAATAATGATTTTGCTAATCCTAGGTATTCCGAACTTTTATTTGAGCATTATTATACCCAACACGTGCTGCGAATGCCAGTTGCTGAGTGGCCAGAATCAATATTAAGAACCTTTAATCACGCAAATAATCAGGTTTATGTGCACATGCAAGGCTATAGTGAATTTGGCATCACAGGAGACGCAACTTTAAAAGATTGGGATATTAAAAATCGATTAAAAGAAATTGAAGTCCCTACTTTGGTCATTGGCGCAAGGTATGACACTATGAACCCTGAACATATGGAATGGATGTCAAAAGAAGTGCAAAACGGATCTTACCTATTTTGCCCCAACGGAAGCCACCTTTCGCAATATGACGACCAGAAAAACTATTTTAGCGGCATTATTTCGTTTATCCATAACACCGACGCTATACGGTAA